The Methanomassiliicoccus sp. genome segment CTGGTGCTGGACTTCCTGGCCAAGCACCCCATGGCGGAGCACATGGGAAACGTGAACGAGAGGCTCGTCTGAGTCTGTTCGGCAGAACGTGATGCTCGAGGACAAAAAAATGCTGGATGATCTACCTCCTCGGTGCGTGGATGTGTGGAGGCGTGATCACCCATCCCTGCACATCCTACAGAGCCTTGGTCGGCTCCGGCTTGCGCTTGGTCCCTATCTCCTCTTTCTCGAACAGGGTCCAGAACGGGATCGCTATGATATCTCCCACGATGAAGGCCAGGAACAGGATCACGGTGGGCGTTGTCCAGCTGGAATAACTATTGTTGACGACCGCTGGAAGGACCACGAACACGATCCAGACCGTCTTGTAGATAAGCTCCAAGAGGAGCACGGGCACGAACTTCAGGGGGGACCTGAGCCCCAGAACAGACAGAAGGCCTATAGCTAGCCATAGGCTTCCCGCCAAACCAAAGATCATTGGGTTCTCCGTCGGAATCGACATCAAGGAATTGGCTGTACTGGGGGACACCACCATTAAGAGGCCTATGATTCCCGCGAAGATGATCGTCAGGGAGTACATGAGCCTCAACCATCGATACCTGACTACTCCATGTTCGAATATGTCTTCACGCTCCTGCCCCGGGGGGCAAAAAGACATGTGTCGAGGTTGCCATAAACATTTCTAAAATGCTAGAAAAAATATCAGGGTTCTCATCGGCCAATAGGCACGGCACTCCCTTCGTGAAGCTAGGAACAATTGTATAAGCTTCCAGGACATATTTTGGCCGATCACGATGGCATCCAAACTTCTCAAGGAATATCATAAGCTGCTCGCCAGGTACAAGGAAATGATCGTTCTCCGCACTGCGGGGGATATCGTTTACTGGGACATGGAGACCAAGATGCCCCCATCGGGCCTGGAGCTGCGCAGCGAGCAGCTCTCCCTCCTGGGGCTGATGAGCCACAAGATGCTCGTCGATCCCCAGATCGGTCGGAGCCTCTCCATACTGGAGAAGGAGAAGGGGCTGGCCGACATGACCGAGGAGCAGAGGCGGAACGTGCACCTGATGCGCAAGTACCACGACGAGGAGTCCAAGCTCCCCGACCGGCTGGTCGCGGATATGTCCAAGCAGCAGATCTTGTCCGTGGGCGCGTGGAAGAGGGCCAAGGCCGCCAAGGACTTCTCCCAGTTCCGTGACCATCTCCTGAAGAACATCGAGCTCAAGGAGAAGGCCGCGGCCATCCTCATGGAGGTCAAGGGGACCAAGACCCCGTACGACGCCCTCCTCGACATGTACGAGCCTGGCATGACCGCCGACAGCATAAGCAAGGTCTTCAAGGGGATGCGGGACGGTCTCATCAAGATCATGAAGAAGGTCAATGCCTCGGAACGGCCGGACACCTCCATGCTTAACAGGAAGGTCCCCGTCTCCGCCCAGCGCAGGATCTCCGAGGTGGCGATGGGTTTCATCGGGTACAGGACCTCGGGGCCCGAGGCCTGGGGGAGGCTGGACGAGACCGAGCACCCGTTCTCCAACGGGTACTACACCGATGTGCGGATCACGACCCATTATCACGAGGACAATTTCAAGTCAAGCTTGTTCAGCGTGCTCCACGAGGGAGGGCATGCCCTCTACGAGCATGACCTTCCGGCCGAGTGGATGTTCCAGCCCATAGGCAGCGCCGCCAGCTACGGCGTCCATGAATCCCAGAGCCGCTTCGTGGAGAACATGGTGGGAAGGAGTCCGGAGTTCCTCTCGTTCATGCTTCCGAAGCTAAAGAAGGCCACCGGTAAGGTGCTCGCCGATGTCGAGCTGGAAGACTTCGTCCGTGCGGTCAACATGGCCGGGCCGTCCAAGATACGTATCGAGGCCGATGAGGTCACCTACGGCCTCCACATCATTGCGCGCTTCGAACTGGAAAGGGATGTGTTCACCGGAAAGCTCCGGGTCGATGAGCTGCCGCAGGCCTGGAACGAGAAGTACTCCCAATACCTGGGTGTTGATGTGGACAACGACTCTGAGGGGGTCATGCAGGACACCCACTGGGCCGGGGGCAGCTTCGGGTATTTCCCCAGCTATGCGTTGGGGAACCTTTACGGGGGGATGTTCCTTAGGAAGCTGGATAAGGATGTCCCGGACTGGAGGGATGAGGTGGCCAAGGGACGCTTCTCTCCGGTCGGTGGCTGGCTGGCGGAGAACGTCCACTCACGGGGCAACCTGTACGATCCCGCCGACCTCATCAAGGTCGTGACCGGGGAAAGTTTGAGCATCAAGCCGTTCTTGGACTATCTCAAGACGAAGGTGGACAGCGTCTACGGATGAGGGTAGCTTCCGTGCTCCTGACCGTTGAACTATCGTAATCATGATAGGTATGATTAATAACCCCTCCACCATCCCCCTTGTGATGAACGAGCAGGGGCCGGCTTGTGTTGAGGAGCGTATCGACACCACCCTGCAGATATCCCGGGAAGCGATGGTATCGCGGCATCAGGATATGCTTAGAAGCATAACCTCCTCAGCGGCGAGGTCAGCGATATATGAGGGGAGGATCAGGGAGATCTCCTTCCTGCAGGACCTATCCAGCCTGCCGTTGACATCGTATCAGTATATTGAGGAGGCCATTGAGAAGCTGAGCCAGGAAAGGTGTCTTCTCCAGAGCCCGGACCATGTCTTCCAAACATCTGGTAGCACCGGGAACCCCAAACGTATGTACTACAGCAATAGTGATGCGCTGCGCATCGCCACGGACTTTGGGATCATCTGCCGGACCGTAGGGCTGGGCAGGTCCTATAAGGGGTGGAACCTGGGAGGGGCCCGGCCCAACGTGTCCGGTGCCCTACTGGAGGAGACCAGCGAGCTGCTGGGCCTCGATGTTCTCCATACACTGCTCACTCGGGAATCGGATCTCATGCCTGCGATGCGGAGGGCATCCCGGCTTGATCGCATAGATGTTGTGGCCAGCGCAGCCCTGGTCCTGTACTTCATCTCCCGGTCCGTCAAGGAGCCGGACTTCCTTCAGAGCACTGTCAAGGAGAAGCTCAGAAGGGATAAGCACCTGCCATCATTCGTCGCGTCCTTGGTCGCCCGCCTGTACATAGCGAACGTGAACCCGAAGAGGCTGGGAACGATGCTCGCCAAGACCCATATCGCCATCACTTACGCGGAGCCCATCACCGGTTACTACACCGATTATCGGAACAGTATGCCCGAAGCTCGGTTCGTTGATGTCCTGGGAAGCACGGAAAATCCTGTCCTCGCGGCCCAGTTGGACCTAGGCAGCAAGGGATTGAGCCTGTTCCTCAACGCGGTCATCCCTGAGCTGGCCGATCCAGTGGAGGTGGCCAATGCCAAGCAGGACGGCACCAATGTGAAAGGCACTCCCTGGACCGAGTGGCAAAAGGGAATGCGCGGCGAGCTCCTGGTCACCCGACCCGGGGAATGCCTACCCCTTATCCGCTATCCCACGGGCGACATGGTGGAGGTCATCGATCCAGCCCACAGGATATCCCTGGGTGACGACGGGAGGACAACGGTCCTTCCCCTCATAAAGGTCCTGGGCCGCTCTGTGGACGTGCTCGATTTCGAGGTCGAGGACGAGATGGGTTGCTTCCTGGGGAACAAGATCTATTCTCACAACATTCACGAGGCCATGCCGCGGTCCCTCAACATCAGATGGTGGGAGCTGTACAACATAAAAGGGAATCCCGGGCGGCTTTGCTTCCTTATTATTCCGGAGAAGGACGTTACCGATGTCGAGCGGTTCAAGAAGGACGTGCTGGACCACCTGCTCAAGGAATGCGACGACCCCCATCACACGCTGGAGATCGGGATCGAGCTGGGACGCCTGGACCTTATGATCACAAAGGCCGCGGCATACTCCGTCGTGCAGAGGGAGATAGACCAACGGGCCCGTGAGGGTCGGGCCCTCGGTCAGCTGAAGCCCAAGCGCATCCGCACGGTTGACGGGGAGGAGGCCTTCAAGGAGGCCGTCGCCGAGAAGATGCAACAGTAAAAATATCCTAATCTCAGGAAAAGGGCCCGGACACGTTCGGCCAGGGACGAGAACAGGTCTCTCTTCCCGGCCTCCAGCTTTTCATATTTTTCAAATATTTCTATTTCCCTATGGTGAGAACGATGAGAGGCCGCACCATCGCCGGACTGACGCTCTTCCTCCTGCCATCGCTCTTCCTGACCGCACTGATGTGGGGGGAGAGCATCGCCCCTGGATATTCCGTGCGGGACAACGCCATAAGCGACCTGGGCATCATAGACGAGACCGCCACCCTTTTCACCGTGACCCTGGTGGCCGTCGGGGCTTTGAGCATCATCGGAGGCTACTTCTTATACCGTGACGACGGGAGAATGGGACGGCTCCTCCTGTATGTTCTCGCTGGGGCAGGTGCCATCGGCGCAGGGGTGATCTCCTTGAACGATCCCTCGGGGCTGCACGGGCTTTTCGCCCTCTTGGCCTTCCTGTTCTTCAACCTTCTACCTCTGGCCACCATGCGGGAGGTGGAAGGACCGTTTAAGGCCATTGCCGTCGTGACCGGGACCGTGGGATTGATCTTCTTGGTGGCGATGTTCATCAGCGATGCAGGGTTGATCGACCTGTTCGGGCTCATCGGACATGGGGGCCTTGAGCGAATGATCGCCTACCCGCCCATGATTTGGTTGTTCGCCTACGGGAGCATGCTCATGAGCACGTCCAGGACGACTTGAGCGGTGCCTTCCAACATCTTGCCTAACCGCAAGGTGGCGATGGAGAAGGCAGGGCTCCGTCGTTCATGACCATGTTTAAATCAAGCCCTACCATTAGCGGTGACATGCCGGGGGCCAAGAAGAAAGTTCAACCGTCCAAGTTCCTGCAGACCGCCATGACCTTGTTCGTAGAGAAAGGGTTCTCACAGGTCACCATGGCCCAAGTCGCCAAGGCCTCGGGGGCAACCGTGGCCGAGCTGAGGTCCCACTACGATACCAAGGAGGAGCTGTTGATAGCCGCCTTCCGCGTAGGCCACAGGAAGATGGAGGAGAGGCTTCGCACCATCATTAGCGGTGACCTCGACGCCCATATCGGCCAGATGTTCGACGCCTGCCTTGACGGGCTCATGCCCTTCGGGCCCGAGATACACCTCAACCTCCTACTCCAGGCTACCAAGGACAGGACGCTTATGGAGATCGTGAGGCGTACCTCCCGCAACGTCAACTTCGCCGTCAAGGCCTATCTCGCACAGATGGTATCTCTGAGCATCATAGATGAGGTCAAGGATGTGGAGAAGGTCAACGAGGAGCTGGTGGCCTCTCTGGTGGAGAAGGTCGCCGGGGTGATGGAAGGAAAGGACCTCACTGAGATCAAGAAGGCCTGGGTAGCTCACGGAAAAAAGATGTTGAACCCCTCCTACAAGACCACCGTTCCTGCGCTGGACTGAGTTCCCCCTAGGCATATGGCCTTACATGGGGAAATAAGGAAAACCGGCCTCCGCCGGAAAAAATAGAAAAAAAGTTCGGTGCTCTCACACCATCTTCTGGCCGGCGTCGTAGGTGGGGCTCTCGTTCCACACCTCTTCGACCTTGAGAAGCCACAAGCCCTTGAGCTCGAACTTCATCTTCTTGAAGGCCTCAGACATCTGGTCGAAGATAGGTCCCGAGGTCAGGTGGTCCGCGACCGACGCCTTTACCTCGTAGGACTTGAAGCCCTTGGACACCAGGACGGACACTTTCGAGCCCTTCTCCTTCGCCAGGCTCAGGTTCTCGCTGGTCTTCTTCATGAAGATCTCGCCGATGAACACGGTCTCAGGGTTAATGGCCCCAGCCCCACCGACGTTGATGAGATGAACGTCCCCGTTTGCTGCTGCTGTTCCCAATACCTTGGCCGCGGTCTGCTCGTTCATCAGACCGAAGACTTCCTCGGGTAATGCTACCATTTTTTCACCGTCGCTTGAATGACGTCACAATACTTTAATATTCTGAAATAATACTTTTCTATTCAAGTGACATGACCGAAGAGCAGATGATACAAGAGATCCGCTCCCTGAGGAGCGAGGTGGACACGCTAGGCGACCACATGCTAAGCATAAGGTATGAGGACATCAGGAGCGTCTTCATAGAGCAGTTAAGGCTAGCTTTGGGTGAGGAAGGCAGGAGATCCTTCCGCGATGAAGCGACACAGCTCCGCAGCTCCTCAGCATGCCAGAACAAGAACCGGTGCTTCTCCTCGCTGAGCGAGACCGTGGAGTCGGCCGCGGACAGGTTCATGGCTGGTGATGTCCAGGGTGCTGAGGGGATGATCGATGAGCTGGAGAGGATGGTCTCCGGCGAGTGCTCCCCCTGCACGGACGGCGCCTGCTCCAAGGACGCAGTGGAGACGCTACATCGGGTCAAGGTCATCCTTTCCATCCATCAGAACATCACGAACCGTTTGGGACATCTTAGCGCGGAAGTTCTCCCGCCGGTATCATCGTCAGAGGTCGCTCCGGAGCACGCGGAGGAGGTGCTGGCCCCCCTGGCCAACGCCTGGAGGGTCAAGGTGCTTAGGGTGTTGCGTTCCGGTGAGCGCAGCCTGACCGATCTGGGGAGGTCGGTGAGCCTGCGCACCGGGCATCTCCAGTTCCACCTCCGTGCCCTCATGGAGGCCGGTTATGTCAGGGCGGACCGCCGCAGGCACCTCTATTACATCACGACCCGCGGGCGCATGGCCCTGCAGGGCGTCGAGGACCTCGCCTCCCGGCTGGGTCCGCAAACTAAGGACACTGATCTCTTGGCGAACGATGAATGAGGGCGTTCGTTCGTCCCTACCTCCTTCGTGACAGAAAAGTTTCATAACCTCACATGGAGTTATTAACGGGGTAAAGGTGAGCGGAATGGGCGGGAAATCGAAGGGAAGTGAAGGAGGACCTTGCAGGATTGCGTTCGCATCGGAGGGCAGGACGTTGGAGGATAGGATATCCAACTCGTTGGCTGGAGCTCCTTACTTCGTAATAGCTGAGGGAAGCCCCGAAAATCTCTCGGTCGTGAAGAACAGCGCCAAAGGCCTCGGGTCGGCAGCGGGGGAGGAGGCTGCCAAGATCCTCCTGAAGGAGAAGATCACTATTCTTGTTACTGGCAACATCGGTCCGGCCGCGGCTCGAGCGCTCGAGGCGGGAAATGTTGTCGTCCATGCAGGCTGCTCCGGCAACATCTCTGAGGCGATACAGAAATGTCTATCGGGAAAGCTGATCGAGACCAAGGGAGCGAGCTACACTGGGTGCCTGGAAAGCCCGGGGACCGCGAAGGCCAAACAGTGATCTCTCGATCGGGCACGGGTATTCCCAGCGAGCGCCGGAAGTGACAAGCGTGACGGCAAGCGGCCTAGCCGTCGTTCTGGATGCCTATGGTCTCGAGCGAGGCCGCCTTCAGGGAGCCTTCACGGAGCTGCTCGAGAACGTTGCGAACGCTTCCTTCGGCACCGGACAGCACCCTGATGCCTAGCTCCTGGCACTGCACCGCGGCCTTGGAGCCCAGATGGTGGACGATTATTGTGTCCGCTCCGATCCCCTTCAGCAGTTCCGGGGGTGTGAGCCTCCCACCCATGTGATCGCTGGTGTTGTCGATCACCGTGAGGTGCCCGCTCTCCAGGTTGGCGATGGTGTAGGTGGGCGCCTTCCCAAAGTGCTCGAACAGCCTATCTTCCAGACCCTTATTCCCCTGCGTCGGTATGGCTACAATGATCATCGATTCACCTCATCCCGATGAGAGTGGCCTGCTGCAGGCGCATGCATCGGCTATACCATTCACAAGGGAACTGAGGGGTATTAGACTTGTTCCGAATATGTTCGGCCTACCGGTTCTCCAGGTAGTCCTCGATTATCGCCTTCTCGGCCCTTTTCAAGATCTCCCCCAGTGTGGACGGGCGCACTTTCATCTTCTTGGCCAGTCCTTCCAGATAGATCCGCTTAGGTATCTCGTAGTATCCCTCCTTGACCGCTGTCCTGAGCACTTCCTCCTGTCGTTTGGTGAGCAGGTTGGACTCGCGTATCGCCCTTATCCACTCCACCTCCGTCTCGCACCCGGCATCCCTCAGGGACTTGACCAGGGAGAGGAGAGAGCCCTCCATACCGGTGACCAGCTTCCATCGCACCTTCCCCTCACCCATGCTGTACGCGGACATCAAGAAGCAGTCCGAGGCCGCCAGGGCCTGGCTTGCACAGCAGCTGTGGTTGATCACTGAGGCGGAGATGCGGCCGTCATCGGTCCGGTGTACCTCCACCCTATCCACCGACGGATGTGTTCTTATCTTCTCTATCAGGCCTTCATTGTCTTCATCGTCATCGAACTCGATCAGGCCGCGACCGCCCTTGCTGCCATAGGGGAGGCAGGTGCGGAACTGGACGCTCTTGTCACCGCTTGTCCCCAGCGACGAGACCCAGGTGTCCGGAGGTCGGACGACGATTGATGCTTCCATCATGATAGCCGAATGGAGGTGCACCTTTTCAAACAATGGCCATAAAGCGAACGGAGAGTCGGGGGGGGGACGGACGAACGTTCGTGGTATGATCAAACCATGCCGCGTTCAAGCCTGCTCTTCAATCCTTCTGAGAACCTAATGTAGCTCTTCCATGTAAGATACAGTACCATGATCCAGGCGCTTATAATGAGGATGAGGCCAAGGAAGTAACCTCCGCCGACCGCGGCCAGCAGGGGGAGGAAGAGGAATGCTAGCGTGATTATCAAGAACCCGTAGCCAAAGTTGCGGACCATCCGGTAACGGGGAGTCCCCTTGTACTGTTCACCGTTCACCGCGCCGGGACCTCCTCCGGTTATGGCATCGGCCATTCGCCCTATGCTCAGGAGGGTGTTGAGCACTACTGGGGTGATGAGGAGCAATACGGTGGTGAAAGTGAGGAACATGGGGATGACGTTGCCGTCGATCACGGCCAGGAACCCTTCTGCCTCCTCGGCGAAGATGTTTATGACCAGCATCAATGAGATCATCACCACCAGGTCGATCGCTATGAGCACCATCTCTGTACGGGCCTTCTTGCGGGCCTCGGGAATGGCCTCGAAGCGGTCGCTAACGTCCATCCTGAACGTGCTGACCTTGTTGAAACTGTAAGATAGGGAAGCGGGGATGAGCTTGTCGATCCGGTCGTAGATGCGCATGGAGTTCTTGGACAGAACAGGCATGACCACCATGGTGATCAATGCCGCGCCGATGATGATGGAGTAGAACTGCCGGTCCACCTGTCCCGCCTCCACGGCCAGTTGGGTGATTATGAACGCGAACTCTCCCATGGCCACCAGGCTTACCGCCACCTGGAAACTGGACCGCATCTTCATGTTGTTGATGTAGCAGGCCACACTGACGCTGATGACCTTGCCGATGATGAAAATGATGGCGATGGCGAGGGCCATCAGCAGACCGCCAGTGATCAGGACGGGGTCGATCTGAAGGCCTATGGAGATGAAGAAGACGGCCATGAACAGCTCCTTCATTGGCTCCACCTTGGACTTGATGATGGTGACGAACGAGGACTGGGAAACGATCAGGCCCATGACGAAGGCCCCGATAGCGATGGACAGCCCGATGCTGCTGGAGATGAGCGCCGAAGTGAAGCACAGGGCGATGGCGAACAGGAGTAGGGTCTCCCCTGAGTACTTGTTCCCAACCCAATCTAGGAGCCTGGGTATGCAGAGGGCGCCGAGGACGATGATGATGGAGACGAAGAGTACGATCAGAGCTACCATGCCGATGGTGGACTGGATGGTGGGTGACTCCCCGTTGAGGAGGGGGGCGGCGAGGGTTAGGATCATCACCTGCCCTATGTCCTCCAGCACAGTGATCCCAATGGCAGCCTTGGCCACCTGGGTTCCCATCATCTTCAAGCTGTGGAGGACGCCCACCACCACGGCGGTACTGGTGCCGGAAATGATAGCTCCCAGGAAGATGGAGGTCACCGGACCGAGGCCCAGCATCATACCCACAAGGTAACCGACCATCACCATCATGGTCATCTCCATGGTGACCACGATGATGGTGAAGGAGCCTATCCTCCTCATCTCCCTGAGGTTCAGCTCCATCCCGATGTAGAACATCAGTAGCACGATGCCCAGGTTCGAGAGGAAGAACACGGTGGAGTCCTGCACCGTTATCTCAGGGAAGATGGAGGGGCCGAGGACGATGCCAGCAACCAGATAGCCTATTATGGTGGGCATCTTCAGCTTCACCAGGACTATGGAGCATATGCCGGCCACCGCCGTTAGGAAGGTGATGTCCAGTAGTAATCTGGTCTCCGCCTCCATCGATTATCCCAGCTTCTCCATCAACTTCCCCTTCCACCCTGCCAGTCTCCGAAAGGGACGGAACGGAGCTCCAGGTTCATCATGGAACCGTCCGATGACGGGTCCAGGACCGTTCCCTACCTCCCGAGAATTAGTATAAAACTATTTTAATTAAAATATGTTTCGGGATGGCAATTGACCGGTGATGATGGACGGGGACCGCGGCGAGTAGGTGCTCGCCCTCCTGAAGCGAATGCCCCGGGTAAGGGTCTGGGGCTGCCGGAGCCTACATGATGTTCCGTTCGTTCTAAATAAGGCCCGAGCCATGGCAGATAGAGGTGCGGCAATGCAAGAGGAGCTTTATCGCGCGATCTTTGAGCGCCGGTCCGTACGCAGGTTCGAGGACGTGGAACTTAAGGAGGGGGTTCTGGCCAGATTAAAGACGTTCACCTCCGAGCTGAGGCCGCTGTTCCCAGAGATTCGCACGGACTTCAGGATCGTGGGACCCGAGGATGTGAAAGGCCTGTTCAAGGTCAAGGCCCCTCACTACTTGGTAGCGTTCTCCGAGAGAAAGGAGGGAGGCGCCGTTAACGTGGGGTTCATGCTGCAGCAGGTGGACCTACACCTGGTCTCCATAGGCCTGGGTGCCTGCTGGCAGGGAGGTCCGCGGCTGACGCGGAGCTCACGGGATGGGTCCGACCTGGAGCCGGTGATCATCCTCGCCTTCGGCATACCTCTCAAGGATGAGCGGAGACGGGCCGCGACCGAGTTCGACCGTCGGCCGCTCTCCGAGATCACCGAGATCGGCGGCCATGAGGACATCCTCGAGGCAGCGAGGCTGGCGCCATCGGCGATGAACAAGCAGCCATGGTTCTTCACCTCCGGGGAGAACGGTTCCATCAACACCTACGTCATCCATTCGTCCTTAATGGAGCGGATGAACCAGGTTAGTGCGGGGATCGCCCTATGCCACATGTGGCTGGCGGCGGCCCATCAGGGTTTGGGCGTGGGCTTCGACCGGGAGCCGGACGAGACCCCAGGGCCCAAGGGCTACGATTACGTGGCCACGATGATCGTCAGGCATGCCACCGGTGCCCTCGGTCAAGA includes the following:
- a CDS encoding cation:proton antiporter yields the protein MEAETRLLLDITFLTAVAGICSIVLVKLKMPTIIGYLVAGIVLGPSIFPEITVQDSTVFFLSNLGIVLLMFYIGMELNLREMRRIGSFTIIVVTMEMTMMVMVGYLVGMMLGLGPVTSIFLGAIISGTSTAVVVGVLHSLKMMGTQVAKAAIGITVLEDIGQVMILTLAAPLLNGESPTIQSTIGMVALIVLFVSIIIVLGALCIPRLLDWVGNKYSGETLLLFAIALCFTSALISSSIGLSIAIGAFVMGLIVSQSSFVTIIKSKVEPMKELFMAVFFISIGLQIDPVLITGGLLMALAIAIIFIIGKVISVSVACYINNMKMRSSFQVAVSLVAMGEFAFIITQLAVEAGQVDRQFYSIIIGAALITMVVMPVLSKNSMRIYDRIDKLIPASLSYSFNKVSTFRMDVSDRFEAIPEARKKARTEMVLIAIDLVVMISLMLVINIFAEEAEGFLAVIDGNVIPMFLTFTTVLLLITPVVLNTLLSIGRMADAITGGGPGAVNGEQYKGTPRYRMVRNFGYGFLIITLAFLFLPLLAAVGGGYFLGLILIISAWIMVLYLTWKSYIRFSEGLKSRLERGMV
- a CDS encoding DUF998 domain-containing protein, which encodes MVRTMRGRTIAGLTLFLLPSLFLTALMWGESIAPGYSVRDNAISDLGIIDETATLFTVTLVAVGALSIIGGYFLYRDDGRMGRLLLYVLAGAGAIGAGVISLNDPSGLHGLFALLAFLFFNLLPLATMREVEGPFKAIAVVTGTVGLIFLVAMFISDAGLIDLFGLIGHGGLERMIAYPPMIWLFAYGSMLMSTSRTT
- a CDS encoding dinitrogenase iron-molybdenum cofactor biosynthesis protein; the protein is MIIVAIPTQGNKGLEDRLFEHFGKAPTYTIANLESGHLTVIDNTSDHMGGRLTPPELLKGIGADTIIVHHLGSKAAVQCQELGIRVLSGAEGSVRNVLEQLREGSLKAASLETIGIQNDG
- a CDS encoding nitroreductase produces the protein MQEELYRAIFERRSVRRFEDVELKEGVLARLKTFTSELRPLFPEIRTDFRIVGPEDVKGLFKVKAPHYLVAFSERKEGGAVNVGFMLQQVDLHLVSIGLGACWQGGPRLTRSSRDGSDLEPVIILAFGIPLKDERRRAATEFDRRPLSEITEIGGHEDILEAARLAPSAMNKQPWFFTSGENGSINTYVIHSSLMERMNQVSAGIALCHMWLAAAHQGLGVGFDREPDETPGPKGYDYVATMIVRHATGALGQEGDGAGPVR
- a CDS encoding TetR/AcrR family transcriptional regulator; its protein translation is MTMFKSSPTISGDMPGAKKKVQPSKFLQTAMTLFVEKGFSQVTMAQVAKASGATVAELRSHYDTKEELLIAAFRVGHRKMEERLRTIISGDLDAHIGQMFDACLDGLMPFGPEIHLNLLLQATKDRTLMEIVRRTSRNVNFAVKAYLAQMVSLSIIDEVKDVEKVNEELVASLVEKVAGVMEGKDLTEIKKAWVAHGKKMLNPSYKTTVPALD
- a CDS encoding winged helix-turn-helix transcriptional regulator, yielding MIQEIRSLRSEVDTLGDHMLSIRYEDIRSVFIEQLRLALGEEGRRSFRDEATQLRSSSACQNKNRCFSSLSETVESAADRFMAGDVQGAEGMIDELERMVSGECSPCTDGACSKDAVETLHRVKVILSIHQNITNRLGHLSAEVLPPVSSSEVAPEHAEEVLAPLANAWRVKVLRVLRSGERSLTDLGRSVSLRTGHLQFHLRALMEAGYVRADRRRHLYYITTRGRMALQGVEDLASRLGPQTKDTDLLANDE
- a CDS encoding carboxypeptidase M32, with amino-acid sequence MASKLLKEYHKLLARYKEMIVLRTAGDIVYWDMETKMPPSGLELRSEQLSLLGLMSHKMLVDPQIGRSLSILEKEKGLADMTEEQRRNVHLMRKYHDEESKLPDRLVADMSKQQILSVGAWKRAKAAKDFSQFRDHLLKNIELKEKAAAILMEVKGTKTPYDALLDMYEPGMTADSISKVFKGMRDGLIKIMKKVNASERPDTSMLNRKVPVSAQRRISEVAMGFIGYRTSGPEAWGRLDETEHPFSNGYYTDVRITTHYHEDNFKSSLFSVLHEGGHALYEHDLPAEWMFQPIGSAASYGVHESQSRFVENMVGRSPEFLSFMLPKLKKATGKVLADVELEDFVRAVNMAGPSKIRIEADEVTYGLHIIARFELERDVFTGKLRVDELPQAWNEKYSQYLGVDVDNDSEGVMQDTHWAGGSFGYFPSYALGNLYGGMFLRKLDKDVPDWRDEVAKGRFSPVGGWLAENVHSRGNLYDPADLIKVVTGESLSIKPFLDYLKTKVDSVYG